One genomic segment of Macaca fascicularis isolate 582-1 chromosome 19, T2T-MFA8v1.1 includes these proteins:
- the LYL1 gene encoding protein lyl-1, which produces MCPPQAQAEVGPTMTEKAEMVCAPSPAPAPPPKPASPGPPQVEEVGHRGGSSPPRLPPGVPVISLGHSRPPGAAMPTTELGTLRPPLLQLSTLGTAPPTLALHYHPHPFLNSVYIGPAGPFSVFPSSRLKRRPSHCELDLAEGHQPQKVARRVFTNSRERWRQQNVNGAFAELRKLLPTHPPDRKLSKNEVLRLAMKYIGFLVRLLRDQAAALAAGPTPPGPRKRPVHRVPDDDARRGSGRRAEVAARSQPAPPADPDGSPGAAARPIKMEQTALSPEVR; this is translated from the exons ATGTGCCCGCCTCAGGCACAGGCAGAGGTGGGCCCCACCATGACTGAGAAGGCAGAGATGGTGTGTGCCCCCAGCCCAGCACCTGCCCCACCCCCTAAGCCTGCCTCACCTGGGCCCCCGCAGGTGGAGGAGGTGGGCCACCGAGGAGGCTCCTCGCCCCCCAGGCTGCCACCTGGTGTACCAGtgatcagcctgggccacagcagGCCCCCAGGGGCAGCCATGCCCACCACAGAGCTGGGCACCCTGCGGCCCCCACTGCTGCAACTCTCCACCCTGGGAACTGCCCCACCCACTTTGGCCCTGCACTACCACCCTCACCCCTTCCTCAACAG TGTCTACATTGGGCCAGCAGGACCTTTTAGCGTCTTCCCTAGCAGCCGGCTGAAGCGGAGACCAAGCCACTGTGAGCTGGACCTGGCTGAGG GGCACCAGCCCCAGAAGGTGGCCCGGCGCGTGTTCACCAACAGCCGGGAGCGCTGGCGGCAGCAGAACGTTAACGGCGCCTTCGCCGAGCTGAGGAAGCTGCTGCCGACGCACCCGCCCGACCGGAAGCTGAGCAAGAACGAGGTGCTCCGCCTAGCCATGAAGTACATTGGCTTCCTGGTGCGGCTGCTGCGCGACCAAGCGGCAGCTCTGGCCGCAGGCCCCACCCCGCCCGGGCCCCGCAAACGGCCGGTGCACCGGGTCCCAGACGACGACGCCCGCCGGGGATCCGGACGCAGGGCCGAAGTGGCAGCGCGCTCGCAGCCCGCGCCCCCGGCCGACCCCGACGGCAGCCCGGGTGCGGCGGCCCGGCCAATAAAGATGGAGCAAACCGCTTTGAGCCCAGAGGTGCGGTGA
- the TRMT1 gene encoding tRNA (guanine(26)-N(2))-dimethyltransferase isoform X7, whose translation MAVLAGNSGETCYSKYGAMALKSRACHEMALRIVLHSLDLRANCYQRFVVPLLSISADFYVRVFVRVFTGQAKVKASASKQALVFQCVGCGAYHLQRLGKASGVPGSRVKFSAACGPPVTPECEHCGQRHQLGGPVWAEPIHDLDFVGRVLEAVSANPGRFHTSQRIRGVLSVITEELPDVPLYYTLDQLSSTIHCNTPSLLQLRSALLHADFRVSLSHACKNAVKTDAPASALWDIMRCWEKECPVKRERLSETSPAFRILSVEPRLQANFTIREDANPSSRQRGLKRFQANPEANWGPRPRARPGGKAADEAMEERRRLLQNKRKEPPEDAAQRAARLKTFPCKRFKEGTCQRGDQCCYSHSPPTPRVSADAVPDCPETSNQSPRGPGDAARPGID comes from the exons ATGGCGGTGTTGGCAGGAAACAGCGGGGAGACATGCTACAGCAAGTACGGGGCCATGGCCCTCAAGAGCCGGGCCTGCCATGAGATG GCCCTGAGAATCGTCCTGCACAGCCTGGACCTCCGCGCCAACTGCTACCAGCGCTTCGTGGTGCCGCTGCTCAGCATCAGCGCTGACTTCTACGTGCGTGTTTTTGTCCGTGTCTTCACCGGCCAGGCCAAGGTCAAGGCCTCAGCCAG CAAGCAGGCGCTGGTGTTCCAGTGTGTGGGCTGCGGGGCCTACCACCTTCAGCGCCTCGGCAAAGCGTCAGGAGTCCCCGGCAGCCG GGTCAAGTTCTCTGCAGCCTGTGGTCCCCCCGTGACCCCTGAGTGTGAGCACTGTGGGCAGCGACACCAG CTTGGTGGCCCCGTGTGGGCAGAGCCCATCCATGACCTGGATTTTGTGGGCCGTGTCCTGGAGGCTGTGAGTGCTAACCCCGGCCGCTTCCACACCTCGCAGCGGATCCGAGGGGTTCTGAGTGTCATCACTGAG GAGCTCCCGGATGTGCCTCTGTACTACACCCTGGACCAGCTGAGCAGCACCATTCATTGCAACACGCCCAGCCTCCTGCAGTTGCG GTCGGCCCTCCTCCACGCTGACTTCCGGGTCTCGCTCTCCCACGCCTGTAAGAACGCTGTGAAGACAGATGCCCCTGCCTCCGCCCTCTGGGACATCATGCGTTGCTGG GAGAAGGAATGTCCGGTGAAACGGGAACGACTATCAGAGACCAGCCCAGCGTTCCGCATTCTCAGTGTGGAACCCAG GCTGCAGGCCAACTTCACCATCCGGGAAGATGCCAACCCCAGCTCCCGCCAGCGAGGACTCAAGCGCTTCCAGGCCAACCCGGAGGCCAACTGGGGTCCCCGGCCTCGTGCCCGGCCAGG GGGCAAGGCGGCCGACGAAGCTATGGAGGAGAGACGCAGGCTGCTTCAGAACAAGCGGAAGGAGCCGCCGGAAGATGCGGCCCAGCGGGCTGCCCGGCTCAAGACATTTCCTTGCAAGAGGTTTAAGGAG GGCACCTGTCAACGCGGGGACCAGTGCTGCTACTCCCACAGCCCCCCGACACCCAGGGTTTCTGCTGATGCTGTCCCTGACTGTCCAGAGACCTCCAACCAGAGCCCCCGTGGACCTGGGGATGCCGCTAGGCCAGGCATAGACTGA
- the TRMT1 gene encoding tRNA (guanine(26)-N(2))-dimethyltransferase isoform X5, which yields MLMYQHQRVSERFDVIDLDPYGSPAPFLDAAVQAVSEGGLLCVTCTDMAVLAGNSGETCYSKYGAMALKSRACHEMALRIVLHSLDLRANCYQRFVVPLLSISADFYVRVFVRVFTGQAKVKASASKQALVFQCVGCGAYHLQRLGKASGVPGSRVKFSAACGPPVTPECEHCGQRHQLGGPVWAEPIHDLDFVGRVLEAVSANPGRFHTSQRIRGVLSVITEELPDVPLYYTLDQLSSTIHCNTPSLLQLRSALLHADFRVSLSHACKNAVKTDAPASALWDIMRCWEKECPVKRERLSETSPAFRILSVEPRLQANFTIREDANPSSRQRGLKRFQANPEANWGPRPRARPGGKAADEAMEERRRLLQNKRKEPPEDAAQRAARLKTFPCKRFKEGTCQRGDQCCYSHSPPTPRVSADAVPDCPETSNQSPRGPGDAARPGID from the exons ATGCTGATGTACCAGCACCAGAGGGTGTCGGAGAGGTTCGACGTCATTGATCTGGACCCCTATGGCAGCCCAGCTCCCTTCCTGGATGCAGCTGTGCAGGCTGTGAGTGAAGGAG GGTTGCTGTGTGTGACCTGCACGGACATGGCGGTGTTGGCAGGAAACAGCGGGGAGACATGCTACAGCAAGTACGGGGCCATGGCCCTCAAGAGCCGGGCCTGCCATGAGATG GCCCTGAGAATCGTCCTGCACAGCCTGGACCTCCGCGCCAACTGCTACCAGCGCTTCGTGGTGCCGCTGCTCAGCATCAGCGCTGACTTCTACGTGCGTGTTTTTGTCCGTGTCTTCACCGGCCAGGCCAAGGTCAAGGCCTCAGCCAG CAAGCAGGCGCTGGTGTTCCAGTGTGTGGGCTGCGGGGCCTACCACCTTCAGCGCCTCGGCAAAGCGTCAGGAGTCCCCGGCAGCCG GGTCAAGTTCTCTGCAGCCTGTGGTCCCCCCGTGACCCCTGAGTGTGAGCACTGTGGGCAGCGACACCAG CTTGGTGGCCCCGTGTGGGCAGAGCCCATCCATGACCTGGATTTTGTGGGCCGTGTCCTGGAGGCTGTGAGTGCTAACCCCGGCCGCTTCCACACCTCGCAGCGGATCCGAGGGGTTCTGAGTGTCATCACTGAG GAGCTCCCGGATGTGCCTCTGTACTACACCCTGGACCAGCTGAGCAGCACCATTCATTGCAACACGCCCAGCCTCCTGCAGTTGCG GTCGGCCCTCCTCCACGCTGACTTCCGGGTCTCGCTCTCCCACGCCTGTAAGAACGCTGTGAAGACAGATGCCCCTGCCTCCGCCCTCTGGGACATCATGCGTTGCTGG GAGAAGGAATGTCCGGTGAAACGGGAACGACTATCAGAGACCAGCCCAGCGTTCCGCATTCTCAGTGTGGAACCCAG GCTGCAGGCCAACTTCACCATCCGGGAAGATGCCAACCCCAGCTCCCGCCAGCGAGGACTCAAGCGCTTCCAGGCCAACCCGGAGGCCAACTGGGGTCCCCGGCCTCGTGCCCGGCCAGG GGGCAAGGCGGCCGACGAAGCTATGGAGGAGAGACGCAGGCTGCTTCAGAACAAGCGGAAGGAGCCGCCGGAAGATGCGGCCCAGCGGGCTGCCCGGCTCAAGACATTTCCTTGCAAGAGGTTTAAGGAG GGCACCTGTCAACGCGGGGACCAGTGCTGCTACTCCCACAGCCCCCCGACACCCAGGGTTTCTGCTGATGCTGTCCCTGACTGTCCAGAGACCTCCAACCAGAGCCCCCGTGGACCTGGGGATGCCGCTAGGCCAGGCATAGACTGA
- the TRMT1 gene encoding tRNA (guanine(26)-N(2))-dimethyltransferase isoform X6, which yields MLMYQHQRVSERFDVIDLDPYGSPAPFLDAAVQAVSEGGLLCVTCTDMAVLAGNSGETCYSKYGAMALKSRACHEMALRIVLHSLDLRANCYQRFVVPLLSISADFYVRVFVRVFTGQAKVKASARVKFSAACGPPVTPECEHCGQRHQLGGPVWAEPIHDLDFVGRVLEAVSANPGRFHTSQRIRGVLSVITEELPDVPLYYTLDQLSSTIHCNTPSLLQLRSALLHADFRVSLSHACKNAVKTDAPASALWDIMRCWEKECPVKRERLSETSPAFRILSVEPRLQANFTIREDANPSSRQRGLKRFQANPEANWGPRPRARPGGKAADEAMEERRRLLQNKRKEPPEDAAQRAARLKTFPCKRFKEGTCQRGDQCCYSHSPPTPRVSADAVPDCPETSNQSPRGPGDAARPGID from the exons ATGCTGATGTACCAGCACCAGAGGGTGTCGGAGAGGTTCGACGTCATTGATCTGGACCCCTATGGCAGCCCAGCTCCCTTCCTGGATGCAGCTGTGCAGGCTGTGAGTGAAGGAG GGTTGCTGTGTGTGACCTGCACGGACATGGCGGTGTTGGCAGGAAACAGCGGGGAGACATGCTACAGCAAGTACGGGGCCATGGCCCTCAAGAGCCGGGCCTGCCATGAGATG GCCCTGAGAATCGTCCTGCACAGCCTGGACCTCCGCGCCAACTGCTACCAGCGCTTCGTGGTGCCGCTGCTCAGCATCAGCGCTGACTTCTACGTGCGTGTTTTTGTCCGTGTCTTCACCGGCCAGGCCAAGGTCAAGGCCTCAGCCAG GGTCAAGTTCTCTGCAGCCTGTGGTCCCCCCGTGACCCCTGAGTGTGAGCACTGTGGGCAGCGACACCAG CTTGGTGGCCCCGTGTGGGCAGAGCCCATCCATGACCTGGATTTTGTGGGCCGTGTCCTGGAGGCTGTGAGTGCTAACCCCGGCCGCTTCCACACCTCGCAGCGGATCCGAGGGGTTCTGAGTGTCATCACTGAG GAGCTCCCGGATGTGCCTCTGTACTACACCCTGGACCAGCTGAGCAGCACCATTCATTGCAACACGCCCAGCCTCCTGCAGTTGCG GTCGGCCCTCCTCCACGCTGACTTCCGGGTCTCGCTCTCCCACGCCTGTAAGAACGCTGTGAAGACAGATGCCCCTGCCTCCGCCCTCTGGGACATCATGCGTTGCTGG GAGAAGGAATGTCCGGTGAAACGGGAACGACTATCAGAGACCAGCCCAGCGTTCCGCATTCTCAGTGTGGAACCCAG GCTGCAGGCCAACTTCACCATCCGGGAAGATGCCAACCCCAGCTCCCGCCAGCGAGGACTCAAGCGCTTCCAGGCCAACCCGGAGGCCAACTGGGGTCCCCGGCCTCGTGCCCGGCCAGG GGGCAAGGCGGCCGACGAAGCTATGGAGGAGAGACGCAGGCTGCTTCAGAACAAGCGGAAGGAGCCGCCGGAAGATGCGGCCCAGCGGGCTGCCCGGCTCAAGACATTTCCTTGCAAGAGGTTTAAGGAG GGCACCTGTCAACGCGGGGACCAGTGCTGCTACTCCCACAGCCCCCCGACACCCAGGGTTTCTGCTGATGCTGTCCCTGACTGTCCAGAGACCTCCAACCAGAGCCCCCGTGGACCTGGGGATGCCGCTAGGCCAGGCATAGACTGA